A window from Chryseobacterium vaccae encodes these proteins:
- a CDS encoding CinA family protein, translating into MKFQQNLLDYISTSLITMNETVSIAESVTSGLIQLAFSQMSNASLFYKGGVTTFTLPEKGGFLDINQNEVRENGFETQNMADIMAVKVATLFGTDWGIASTGYAASVRNSGFKIFSFCSFSYQGETVLSKRIELHDKIQVLDAQLYYTEFILGCYKSALNQILI; encoded by the coding sequence ATGAAATTTCAGCAAAATTTACTGGATTATATCAGTACTTCACTCATTACAATGAACGAAACGGTCTCTATTGCGGAAAGTGTAACTTCAGGATTGATACAGCTGGCTTTTTCCCAGATGTCTAATGCATCTTTATTTTACAAAGGAGGGGTAACTACCTTTACATTACCGGAAAAAGGCGGTTTTTTGGATATTAATCAGAACGAAGTCCGGGAAAATGGTTTTGAAACACAAAATATGGCAGATATAATGGCTGTAAAGGTCGCTACATTATTCGGAACAGATTGGGGTATTGCCTCTACGGGATATGCGGCCTCCGTAAGAAATTCGGGATTTAAAATTTTCTCGTTCTGCTCATTCAGTTATCAAGGAGAGACCGTGCTTTCCAAACGGATAGAGCTTCATGACAAAATCCAGGTTTTAGATGCACAATTATATTATACGGAATTTATTTTAGGATGTTATAAAAGTGCACTGAACCAAATACTGATTTAA
- a CDS encoding heme oxygenase: MKIIHLFQFKNSFFRKIPFFKEECRLDSLNDLMVYDLMNTEKVSEFIIEVHDDFIFEDTPREDLLWMCKNARDTIEHYFATTLNDYDVI; this comes from the coding sequence ATGAAAATTATACATCTTTTTCAGTTCAAGAATTCCTTTTTCCGCAAAATTCCTTTTTTTAAGGAAGAATGCAGATTAGATAGCCTTAATGATTTAATGGTTTATGATCTGATGAACACTGAAAAAGTGAGCGAGTTCATTATTGAGGTTCATGATGATTTTATTTTTGAAGATACCCCAAGGGAAGATCTTTTATGGATGTGCAAAAATGCCAGGGACACAATTGAACATTATTTTGCAACAACATTAAATGATTATGACGTTATCTGA
- a CDS encoding helix-turn-helix domain-containing protein: MKLYIKYMVSLRCKMVVHQELERLGIKNAVVDLGTVELLDDISTEQRQILKENLLKTGLEILDDKKSILIEKIKNVVIEMIHYSDVLPKENFSDYVSEKLGYDYTYLANTFSEVKGMTLQHFIIINKVEKVKELLLYDELNLTEISYKLNYSSVAHLSNQFKKITGLSPSFYKQLKQRRFGNLEDL, translated from the coding sequence ATGAAGTTGTATATAAAATATATGGTAAGTTTGCGCTGCAAAATGGTTGTTCATCAGGAACTGGAGAGGCTGGGTATTAAAAATGCCGTTGTAGATCTGGGTACTGTAGAATTATTGGATGATATCAGTACTGAACAAAGACAAATCCTGAAAGAAAATTTACTGAAAACCGGACTTGAAATATTAGATGATAAAAAAAGCATCCTGATAGAAAAAATAAAAAATGTAGTCATAGAAATGATTCATTATTCGGATGTTCTTCCCAAGGAAAATTTCTCAGATTATGTAAGTGAAAAATTAGGCTATGATTACACCTATCTGGCCAACACTTTTTCTGAGGTGAAAGGTATGACCCTACAACATTTTATCATTATCAATAAAGTGGAAAAGGTAAAAGAGTTACTATTATATGATGAACTTAATCTTACAGAGATTTCTTATAAGCTGAATTACAGCAGTGTTGCTCATCTCTCTAATCAGTTTAAAAAGATCACCGGACTTTCACCTTCTTTCTATAAACAATTGAAACAGAGAAGATTTGGGAATCTGGAGGATCTGTAA
- a CDS encoding T9SS type A sorting domain-containing protein, with amino-acid sequence MKQKLLLLLLSFFTLGMYAQTEENMEGFAQRMAEPFMKLERERIPHGILLDYAWGLTDIEQYNSEKAQEMDIHIYGSVYKELFSGVIHENGLRNLPTMPEMAARWVSYRKEYNNEESTAPTLVLSGLYAKFSKFAMNAYDENKITVENQQFKDVYNNGVWQNPYQEDEIFVLTAPINRMNSLKFNVVLPRELLLGNGSEEIQSISADFGGGNPQQILRLDEPITLNYSTEGKYSWAFSVTLASGKIKRIKFPIEIGGLFGDLNNVKINNGKHSATLRIDYINDNDKRITRPLIVAEGFDLSSALTPEKVGGDLSLSNFKASLSASPQLQNILSNGQKYDIIYVDWRNGIGDIRQNAETLKKIIKYVNSQKAANGSTAPNVLLGQSMGGLVSKYALVKLEQENYNHEVGLFIAHDSPLDGANIPVGAQYMLRHANELYSSNPFLHALGDHVVPFVLDIIGLFNQNFITDFGGSDVLTIVDCPAALQMTKNYIAPNWQFNTSYHQNWQNEFDALGYPAQSRNVAISNGSMCGMNQGYNAGDNLFRYQKETASLNELNSTLINLSMTFWGATTNNLGLVLFSTIPLPSQLRADFQIKTIPETTNSDREVYRGILKYDKKFRVKWLGINWTITYDVTNKRGYIGNTVLPTENLAGGYYKTDVDLVSGYIVNPTFSFIPVPSALGIKRTNGNLTLQDYKRSYASSNLQGSGLSSPFHEFVAESNNNFKHISFSEKTGNFLGNELSQLLNNTTNYTNTDCLAFCGDIIITGANRVCSGATQTYSVPGINVSGVTFTWVVGNGLQLVSGQGTSSITVKVNPNSTYHGTSMITVIIDSGGTCGKKSSIRLVMVGGPAQPADIYGPSTITVFPMPNGNPPISPVLTYEVDPVQDATHYEWQLPGNFQTVQSFSTTPANWELLASTANQNLIKVKSNNATNGTVKVRACNACGCSAFKEMPVTIKYNNGGGFGITPNPADHQIQLYLLDNNNRPEFRNNQTDVTIYDMNSQIRKRFQITSSGGTTSVSELATGIYKVQVDMQNGNYQIINLSISRN; translated from the coding sequence ATGAAACAAAAACTACTTTTATTATTACTCAGCTTTTTTACACTGGGTATGTATGCACAAACAGAAGAAAATATGGAAGGATTCGCCCAGAGAATGGCGGAACCGTTTATGAAACTGGAACGGGAGAGGATACCCCATGGTATTTTGCTCGATTACGCCTGGGGCCTTACTGATATAGAACAATATAACAGTGAAAAAGCACAGGAAATGGACATTCACATCTATGGCAGCGTATATAAAGAACTTTTCTCTGGTGTTATTCATGAAAATGGCCTCAGAAACCTCCCTACAATGCCGGAAATGGCTGCAAGATGGGTGAGCTATAGAAAGGAATACAACAATGAGGAGAGTACAGCTCCTACACTTGTTCTTTCGGGGCTTTATGCAAAATTCTCTAAGTTTGCGATGAATGCTTATGACGAAAACAAAATAACGGTAGAAAACCAGCAGTTTAAAGATGTGTACAACAATGGTGTATGGCAGAATCCTTATCAGGAAGATGAAATATTTGTTCTTACTGCACCCATCAACCGGATGAATTCTTTAAAGTTTAATGTTGTCCTGCCCAGAGAGCTTTTGCTGGGAAATGGATCAGAAGAAATACAATCTATTTCAGCTGATTTTGGAGGTGGTAATCCGCAGCAGATCCTAAGGTTAGACGAACCCATAACTCTGAACTATTCTACAGAAGGTAAATACAGTTGGGCTTTTTCGGTAACATTAGCCTCCGGAAAGATCAAACGAATCAAGTTTCCTATAGAGATTGGCGGCCTGTTCGGAGACCTGAACAATGTTAAAATCAATAATGGAAAACACAGTGCAACCCTCCGTATAGACTATATCAACGATAATGACAAGCGCATTACACGTCCGCTTATTGTAGCTGAGGGATTTGATTTAAGCAGCGCCCTGACTCCTGAAAAAGTGGGTGGTGACCTGTCTCTTTCCAATTTTAAAGCAAGCTTAAGCGCTTCTCCGCAGCTGCAGAATATCTTATCAAACGGCCAGAAGTACGATATTATTTATGTTGACTGGCGCAATGGGATAGGCGATATCAGACAGAATGCCGAAACGCTGAAAAAGATTATAAAATATGTAAACAGTCAGAAAGCAGCCAATGGCAGCACTGCTCCCAACGTACTGCTGGGGCAAAGTATGGGCGGATTGGTTAGCAAATATGCCTTGGTAAAACTGGAACAGGAGAATTATAACCATGAGGTAGGCCTGTTCATTGCCCACGATTCACCGCTTGATGGAGCCAATATTCCTGTAGGTGCCCAGTATATGCTGCGTCACGCTAACGAGCTTTATTCCTCCAATCCGTTTTTACATGCATTGGGAGATCATGTGGTTCCTTTTGTCCTTGATATTATAGGACTGTTCAATCAGAATTTCATTACTGATTTTGGAGGCAGCGATGTGTTAACGATTGTAGATTGTCCTGCTGCCCTGCAAATGACGAAAAATTATATCGCTCCTAACTGGCAGTTCAATACTTCTTATCATCAGAACTGGCAAAATGAATTTGATGCTCTCGGATATCCTGCACAAAGCCGGAATGTAGCCATCAGCAATGGAAGTATGTGTGGAATGAACCAGGGCTATAACGCCGGAGATAATCTTTTCCGTTATCAGAAGGAAACCGCTTCATTAAACGAGCTTAACAGTACTTTAATTAATCTTTCCATGACGTTCTGGGGAGCAACCACCAATAATCTGGGGCTTGTATTATTTTCAACCATTCCTCTTCCGTCCCAGCTGCGTGCTGATTTTCAGATCAAGACGATCCCTGAAACCACCAATAGCGACAGGGAAGTTTACCGCGGAATCCTTAAATATGATAAAAAATTCAGAGTGAAGTGGCTGGGGATCAACTGGACAATCACCTATGATGTAACCAATAAAAGAGGTTATATCGGCAATACGGTACTTCCTACTGAAAATCTTGCAGGAGGGTATTATAAGACGGATGTAGATCTTGTTTCCGGATATATTGTAAATCCAACCTTTAGTTTTATACCGGTTCCAAGTGCTTTGGGGATCAAGAGAACGAATGGGAACTTAACGCTGCAGGATTATAAAAGATCATATGCCAGCAGTAATTTGCAAGGCAGCGGGCTTAGTTCTCCTTTCCATGAATTTGTTGCAGAATCCAATAATAATTTTAAACATATCAGCTTTAGTGAGAAAACCGGAAATTTCCTGGGAAATGAGTTATCACAACTGCTGAATAACACGACCAATTATACCAATACAGACTGTTTGGCATTTTGTGGAGACATTATTATAACAGGTGCCAACAGAGTGTGTTCGGGAGCTACCCAAACCTATAGTGTTCCGGGCATCAATGTTTCCGGGGTGACTTTTACATGGGTCGTAGGAAATGGCCTTCAGTTGGTTTCCGGGCAGGGAACATCCAGCATCACGGTAAAAGTAAATCCGAATTCAACATATCACGGAACAAGTATGATAACAGTTATCATTGATTCAGGAGGTACCTGTGGTAAAAAAAGCTCTATAAGACTGGTAATGGTAGGAGGGCCTGCCCAGCCTGCGGATATCTACGGACCATCAACAATTACTGTTTTCCCAATGCCAAACGGTAACCCGCCTATATCTCCGGTATTAACGTATGAAGTAGATCCTGTACAGGATGCTACGCACTATGAATGGCAATTACCGGGTAATTTCCAGACGGTTCAGAGTTTCTCCACTACTCCGGCAAACTGGGAACTGTTAGCCAGTACTGCTAATCAGAATTTAATTAAGGTAAAAAGCAATAATGCTACCAATGGAACGGTGAAGGTAAGGGCTTGTAATGCATGTGGCTGCTCAGCTTTCAAAGAGATGCCTGTCACCATAAAATATAACAATGGAGGAGGTTTTGGGATCACTCCAAATCCAGCCGACCATCAGATTCAGCTATATCTTCTTGACAACAATAACCGTCCTGAATTCAGAAATAACCAGACGGATGTTACGATTTACGACATGAATTCGCAGATCAGAAAGCGTTTCCAGATCACAAGCAGTGGTGGGACGACCAGTGTTTCCGAGCTGGCGACCGGTATTTATAAAGTACAGGTTGATATGCAGAATGGCAATTACCAGATCATTAACCTGAGTATTTCCAGAAACTAA
- a CDS encoding helix-turn-helix domain-containing protein has translation MRSIENAFKKVENKTPYNWISEHLILQIKRDLIYKNLQIDEIAYQLGFKESNHLIKFFKKHTGITPLQFRKSYF, from the coding sequence ATCAGAAGTATTGAAAATGCTTTTAAAAAAGTAGAAAATAAAACACCATACAACTGGATTTCTGAGCATCTGATTTTACAAATCAAGAGAGATTTAATCTATAAGAACCTGCAGATTGATGAAATTGCTTATCAGCTTGGTTTCAAGGAGTCTAACCATCTGATTAAATTTTTCAAAAAACATACAGGAATAACTCCGCTTCAGTTTCGAAAATCATATTTTTAA
- a CDS encoding glycoside hydrolase family 130 protein: MVPIKKEGIILRKTELAFESEGVLNPAVIRDNGKIHLFYRAVAKNNFSSIGYCILSDYQTIETRFSSPVIIPDSEEEKHGVEDPRIVKIDHLFYLTYTSYDGLNTAGTLAISKDLKSWKKAGIIVPRISYKKFKLLAESQGPIAEKYKRFNSLPAGHKKNKDVFLWDKNVVFFPRRIKGKLYFLHRIRPDIQIVGIENIEDLNPDFWEDYFLHFKDHIVLSPKYDHELSYIGGGCPPIETEHGWLMIYHGVHDTIEGYVYSACAALLDLDHPEKEISRLPYPLFKPEEKWELKGEVNNVCFPTGAIVEEDILYIYYGAADERIAVASLSIRELLQELLHYTL; this comes from the coding sequence ATGGTACCCATAAAAAAAGAAGGAATTATACTTAGAAAAACCGAATTAGCCTTTGAGAGCGAAGGTGTTTTAAATCCGGCTGTCATTCGGGATAATGGGAAGATACATTTATTTTACAGAGCTGTAGCAAAGAACAATTTCTCCAGTATCGGCTATTGTATATTATCGGACTATCAGACCATAGAAACCCGGTTCAGCAGCCCGGTTATTATTCCGGATTCTGAAGAAGAAAAGCATGGTGTTGAAGATCCAAGGATCGTAAAAATTGATCATTTATTTTATCTTACCTATACCAGTTATGATGGCCTTAACACAGCGGGAACCCTGGCTATCTCAAAAGACCTGAAATCATGGAAAAAAGCTGGGATTATAGTTCCCAGGATCTCCTATAAAAAATTTAAGCTTTTAGCAGAATCCCAGGGGCCGATAGCAGAAAAATACAAAAGATTCAATAGCCTGCCTGCCGGTCATAAAAAAAACAAGGATGTATTTCTATGGGATAAAAATGTAGTTTTCTTTCCTAGGAGGATAAAAGGAAAATTATATTTTCTTCACCGTATAAGGCCTGATATTCAAATTGTTGGTATAGAAAATATTGAAGATCTGAATCCTGATTTCTGGGAAGATTATTTTCTGCATTTTAAAGACCATATTGTGCTCTCTCCCAAATATGACCACGAATTAAGCTATATAGGAGGAGGATGCCCCCCGATAGAAACTGAGCACGGGTGGCTGATGATTTATCATGGTGTACATGACACGATTGAAGGATATGTTTACAGCGCCTGTGCAGCTTTATTAGACCTTGACCATCCTGAAAAAGAGATCTCAAGACTCCCCTATCCTCTTTTTAAACCTGAGGAAAAATGGGAACTGAAGGGAGAAGTTAACAACGTCTGCTTTCCCACCGGTGCTATTGTAGAAGAGGATATACTTTATATTTATTACGGAGCCGCAGACGAAAGAATTGCTGTTGCCTCCTTAAGCATCCGGGAACTATTGCAAGAATTACTGCACTACACATTATAA